The Gammaproteobacteria bacterium genome contains the following window.
AGTGGATGAGGAATATGGCCTACGACTGGGTGCCGTGGATTACATCACCAAACCATTTTATCTACCTATCGTAACCGCACGTGTGCAAAATCAGATCAACCTCAAACTGAAAAGCGATCTGCTCGAATCCCTTGCGTTACTTGACGGTTTGACCAACCTACCCAACCGGCGCCGGTTCGACGAGGCGCTGGAAAATGAGTGGAAGCGTGCGCATCGGGCCAACTTACCACTGACATTAATCATGGCCGACATCGATTTCTTCAAGGGCTACAACGATCACCAAGGGCATCGCACGGGTGACATCTGTTTGAAGAAAGTCGCGGCATCACTGGCGGAAGCCATACATCGTCCCGCCGATCTCGTGGCCCGCTATGGCGGTGAGGAATTTGTCGCCCTGTTGCCTGAAACCGACAACGAGGGTGCCCGATTGATTGCTGAACGGTTTCGCGCTGGGGTCGAATCCTTGCGAATTCCGCACCCAGACTCCAAAGTTTCATCATGGGTTACGGTGAGTGTCGGTTTGAGCAGCACGCTCGATGGTGCGGAAACCGCCAATGACCTATTGGAGCACGCTGACAAACAGCTTTACCGCGCCAAGGCGGAGGGTAGAAATCGGGTGTGCGAATAGCCCGTTGATCAACCTATAAAATCATGAATTATCCGTCATCCGTTACGAATTCTATATGGCAATCTTCGATACTTTTGGCAATGCTGTATTTTGTTTTTGGCTATGCCAGCTTTCTAACGGCAGTATCGCATTCGATTGTCACGCCAATCTTTTTCGCGCCGGAAGGCATCGCGTTAGCCGCGAGCATTTTGATCGGTCCACGGGTCTGGCCGGGGGTCTTCATTGGCCAGTTGGCACTCGCCTTGAGCTGGCGGCTTGCCTGGGAACCCGCCCTTTGTATCTCCGCCATCAATAGTCTGGAAGCCGTCCTCGGCGTTTTCCTAATCCGACGCTGGGGCGTGAATCCTGCGCTGGTTCGCACCCGTGATCTCGCGCTACTGCTGTGCTCAATCTTTTTCGTCTTGCAGCCATTCAGCGCCACGCTGGGAATCGCCACCTTGTGGTTCCACGGGATTATCCCAAACTGGCAAGAATACCAACGTGCCTGGATCAATTGGTGGCTAAGTAACGCCATGGCGCAATCTCAACTGACGCCACTGCTACTCGTTATTTTTTTCACGCCAGATCGTCTCGGGCAATCGCTTAAAAAAATGTTTGTTCCCCTGTTATTACTTATTTCTGCCGGCTGGTTAGCATTTAGCGACATCGCTACCAATAGCCTATCGGTTGCATTAGTTATTTTCATTCCACTGCTGCTCTGGATTGCCGACCGTGGGGGAATTGCGTTGGTCTGCGTGGCCAGCAGCGTGATTACCTTGTTTGCATTGTCTATGACTGGACAAGGTATCGGGCCTTTTGTAGTGAATGGAAAACTGCTCATCCTAGATATGAATCTCTTTATCCTGGGGCTTTCCTTGCCTATGCAATTTTTCAGTATGCAGATTTATGAGCGCCAGTATGCCGAGGATCAAATTCGCGAATTATCGATATTCTCCCAAACAATACTTGATGGCGTCACTTCAAACATTTCCGTGATTGATGAGCGTGGCGAGATTATTGTTGTAAACCGTCCATGGCGCGAATTCGCCGCCGCCAACGGCGGTATTCCGCAAAAGGTCAATGAAGGTGTCAATTATTTAGCGGTTTGCGAGCAATTCGCTCGTGGAGGTGACGATGAGGCGCAAACGTTGGTC
Protein-coding sequences here:
- a CDS encoding two-component system, chemotaxis family, response regulator WspR, whose amino-acid sequence is MTTKPVILIVDDTPINVQVLAEALRADYRIRTATSGQGAVDGIAKHGVPDLILLDIMMPGIDGYEVCRQLKSNLTTQNVLIIFVTAKADAVDEEYGLRLGAVDYITKPFYLPIVTARVQNQINLKLKSDLLESLALLDGLTNLPNRRRFDEALENEWKRAHRANLPLTLIMADIDFFKGYNDHQGHRTGDICLKKVAASLAEAIHRPADLVARYGGEEFVALLPETDNEGARLIAERFRAGVESLRIPHPDSKVSSWVTVSVGLSSTLDGAETANDLLEHADKQLYRAKAEGRNRVCE